TCGTCGAATTGTCGCAACTCGCCGACGTGCGCGTGGAAAACGGGCCGATCCAGATCATTCGCGAGGAAGGCCGTCGCTTCGCCACCGTTCTCGCCAATGTGACGGGACGGGATCTTGTCGGATTCGTCGACGAAGCCAAGAAAGCCGTGGCCAAAAACGTAAAGACGCCGCCGGGATATCGCTATCAATGGGGCGGCCAGTTCGAAAACCAGCAACGCGCATCGGCCCGACTCGCGATCGTCGTGCCGATCGCGCTGGCGCTGATTTTTCTCTTGCTTTATCTAACCTTCAACTCGGTGCTACAGGCGACGCTGGTGTTCTGCAATGTGCCTTTCGCGGCGATCGGAGGCATTTTGGGCCTGTGGCTTTCGGGAGAATTCATGTCCGTGCCCTCGTCGGTCGGCTTTATCGCGCTTATCGGAATCGCGGTTCTCAATGGCGTCGTGCTCATCTCCTACATCAACAAGCTTGTGGCGGAAGGCACGCGCAGCACGCGCGAAGCGGTGTTAGAGGGCGCGCGTCGGCGCATGCGGCCCGTTATGCTCACCGCCACCATCGCGGCCTTCGGCTTGATACCGTTCCTGTTCGCGCATGGGCCCGGCGCCGAGATCCAGCGCCCGCTCGCCATCGTCGTCATCGGCGGGTTGATTTCGGCCACGGTGCTGACCTTGATCCTGCTGCCAATTCTTTATGACCGTACCGCCAATCTGGGCCTGGTCATTCGTCAGAAGTTCCGCTCGCGCGCGATGCGGCAACCCGCGCCGATGCGTGAGCGCGAGGACGCTCGCGCATGAGGGTCGGCGCGGTTTTCACAGCATTTTCCCTGATTGCGTTCGCTTTGCCTTTCGAGACGGGAGTCTTTGCACAGGAGCAGAACGAGCCGGCGGAGATGCAGATCAAAGCGTCTGTTAAGCCGTCACCCAAGAAAGCGCGCGTGACATCGCCCAAGAAAGCCGGCGCGCGGCCGCCATCCCAGCGAAGCGGCGGCGTGTTGGCGAAACATCTTGAGATGGCTGTCCTGATCGACGCCCAGAGCCGGTCGCTCGAGGCGCAGTTTCGCGCCATCTCCGCGCGTTACGCGACAGTCAATTCGCTCACGCCAGGCTCGCCTTATGTCGCAGGTTATCAGCGCAATGCGGCGGCCGGCAATCTACGAAACTACAACGAGACCGAAGTTGAGGTCGGCATGCCGTTATGGCTGCCGGGGCAGCGTGACGCCCTCGCGGGAACAGTGAACACCGGACTCTTCGAGGTGGAGGAGCGCCTCGCGCTCCGTCGATTGGAAGTCGCCGGCGTTTTGCGCGACGCATGGTGGAACGCGCAGCGTGCGGCGCGGGAAGTTTCCGTCGCGCGCAATCGCGTCGCCACGGCGCGCGATATCGGTTCGGACATGACGCGCCGCGTCGAGCTTGGCGACGCCGCCCAGACCGATGCGCTGCTTGCGAAGAATGAGACGCTGGCCGCTGAAACGGAGCTTGCGCAGTCGGAGGGCGCGGTAAAAGTGGCGCAG
Above is a genomic segment from Methylocystis rosea containing:
- a CDS encoding TolC family protein is translated as MRVGAVFTAFSLIAFALPFETGVFAQEQNEPAEMQIKASVKPSPKKARVTSPKKAGARPPSQRSGGVLAKHLEMAVLIDAQSRSLEAQFRAISARYATVNSLTPGSPYVAGYQRNAAAGNLRNYNETEVEVGMPLWLPGQRDALAGTVNTGLFEVEERLALRRLEVAGVLRDAWWNAQRAAREVSVARNRVATARDIGSDMTRRVELGDAAQTDALLAKNETLAAETELAQSEGAVKVAQVTYMALTGGAPPSGALESVRPAIDIEEHPSLRAPRAALARARAQAELVDATPIDNPEIGIFGRQEHNDQYSTDPSQQISDQRTDATTVGVRLRIAIPTAGRNEPRRAEALAEMDRATAEYERAKRVVLAEIKAARESLAAARRAATFANARLVVANDQFELSRKAFKLGELSAFDLYRVRQIQLEAQRMEANAEINVGVAISRLNQAQGYAP